One segment of Geomonas ferrireducens DNA contains the following:
- a CDS encoding ATP-binding response regulator: MEKNKILIVDDEADIALILKLQLEDAGFETVRARDGVEALEAVAAERFALIMLDIKMPRMDGLEVLSRIRTDETPVVMMTAHGSEDIAVEAMKNGALDYISKPFSADDMLQKVERAISIDRTRKENARLQRQLDEERLKMAAVLQGMADLLLAVDLEGRIITASREAERVLSAEGTIGGRPIEEVLKAEVPGGELPARTVLRTDESCLDVSYTLHVGGRAVPVLSSAAPLRNAEGDLVGSVEIIRDISKLKELEQEKEDFVSMLSHDLKSPITAVVGSIDLVREGKLGTVTPDQREYLNAAIESCEEMVEMIDTLLGIHKFEAGKMKLAFREEEPGALVGRSVSKLQTVAERGGIRLFTTIVPDLPAVSADRSSFNRIIGNLLSNAVKFTPEEGEIEVSADLVRDPSSITGTIPEEIYADDQLPKEGDFVRIRVRDSGVGIPQESIGSIFDRFVQARNRRQGKTRGTGLGLAFCRKAVDAHGGYIWAESEPGRGSVFTILLPALPEEPEE, translated from the coding sequence ATGGAAAAAAATAAGATACTGATCGTCGACGACGAGGCGGACATCGCCCTCATCCTCAAGCTGCAGCTGGAGGATGCCGGGTTCGAGACGGTCCGCGCCCGCGACGGCGTCGAGGCCCTGGAGGCGGTCGCCGCGGAGCGGTTCGCCCTGATCATGCTCGACATCAAGATGCCGCGCATGGACGGCCTCGAGGTGCTGAGCCGGATACGGACCGACGAGACGCCGGTGGTGATGATGACCGCCCACGGCAGCGAGGACATCGCTGTGGAGGCGATGAAGAACGGCGCCCTCGACTACATCTCCAAGCCCTTTTCCGCCGACGACATGCTGCAAAAGGTGGAGCGGGCCATAAGCATCGACAGGACCCGCAAGGAGAACGCGAGGCTGCAGCGCCAACTGGACGAGGAGCGCCTGAAGATGGCGGCGGTGCTGCAGGGGATGGCCGACCTCCTGCTGGCGGTCGACCTCGAAGGGCGCATCATCACCGCAAGCCGGGAGGCGGAACGCGTCCTGAGTGCGGAGGGGACCATCGGCGGGAGGCCCATTGAGGAGGTACTGAAGGCGGAGGTCCCGGGCGGCGAGTTGCCTGCGCGGACGGTACTGAGAACCGATGAGTCGTGCCTCGACGTCTCCTACACGTTGCACGTCGGCGGCCGGGCCGTTCCGGTACTTTCCTCGGCGGCGCCGCTTAGAAATGCCGAGGGAGATCTGGTGGGAAGCGTCGAGATCATCAGGGACATCTCCAAGCTGAAGGAACTGGAGCAGGAGAAGGAAGATTTCGTCAGCATGCTCTCTCACGACCTCAAGTCGCCGATCACCGCGGTGGTCGGCTCCATCGACCTCGTGCGGGAAGGAAAGCTCGGCACGGTGACCCCGGACCAGCGCGAGTACCTTAACGCCGCCATCGAGAGCTGCGAAGAGATGGTGGAGATGATCGACACCCTGCTCGGCATCCACAAGTTCGAAGCGGGCAAGATGAAGCTCGCCTTCAGGGAGGAGGAGCCCGGCGCCCTGGTCGGCCGCAGCGTCAGCAAGTTACAGACCGTCGCCGAGCGTGGCGGCATCCGGCTCTTCACCACCATCGTCCCGGATCTTCCGGCGGTTTCGGCGGACCGCTCCTCCTTCAACCGCATCATAGGAAACCTCCTCTCCAACGCGGTGAAGTTCACCCCCGAAGAGGGGGAAATCGAGGTCTCCGCCGATCTCGTGAGGGACCCCTCCTCCATCACCGGAACGATTCCCGAGGAGATCTACGCGGACGATCAGCTCCCGAAAGAGGGGGACTTCGTCAGGATCCGCGTGCGCGACAGCGGCGTCGGCATACCACAGGAGTCCATCGGCTCCATCTTCGACCGTTTCGTGCAGGCAAGAAACCGGCGCCAGGGAAAGACCCGCGGCACCGGCCTCGGCCTCGCCTTCTGCCGCAAGGCGGTGGACGCCCACGGTGGCTACATCTGGGCCGAAAGTGAACCCGGAAGGGGAAGTGTCTTCACCATCCTTCTTCCGGCGCTTCCCGAGGAGCCTGAGGAATAG
- a CDS encoding hybrid sensor histidine kinase/response regulator, translating into MKVLLVEDSLEDSLLLVRELVRGGYRLEHRRVETAEGMRRALQDNKWDVVISDYRMPAFDALGALHILHESGEDIPFIIVSGKIGEDLAVAAMKSGANDYLMKGNLARLVPVVERELREAEERKAHRLTQEKVSRGKAEWESVFDAVSDLIIITDNEGVISRCNGRVFSYFPGGYGAILGKRIDEVFFGSELPEGKVFRFLHMQGETEEDIRFPNLSGWYNVASYPMRIEGNDRAGFVHIIKDITKRREVEEEKRTSDRELLTLYAVAFRLQYTKGVEKVMGDLLFQLHNMLQMDFSCIHLFEGGERLKMRASLGLSAPFEKAMKTLPADAEWTKLAQGGRPFLGEEPDSRFPEKAKKAAVAMGLHSWCTVPLKIGQEVMGVMTVGTISGRNYSDRDVFLLCSIAGQLAVLIDNYSLYDKMKEKAEELYKSKMELKENLQKVKRANIELGRLNTAKNNFIGIASHELKTPITSIMGGVEFLLKYSGIPMTPEQHNIFSSVYEGTVQLRKLVEDLLSISRIEAQGPLAQKKPANLIQLCREVHDLFALPLSERHIAVKITGEESAVPVDEGFVTLAVRNLMENAIKFTRDGGEVRLIGRTLKHARLKELTPLVRQFYSSFPNNIAAVKSYYLLQVSDNGIGIPADERVRVFDKFYGVGDIAHHSSGDTAFMSKGSGLGLSIVRGIMDAHEGVVWVEEAEGGGSTFSLLFPQE; encoded by the coding sequence TTGAAGGTTCTGCTTGTCGAGGATTCCCTGGAAGACAGCCTGCTCCTGGTCCGCGAGCTGGTACGCGGCGGCTATCGGCTGGAGCACCGGCGCGTCGAGACCGCGGAGGGGATGCGCCGGGCGTTGCAGGACAACAAGTGGGACGTGGTGATATCCGATTACCGGATGCCGGCCTTCGACGCGCTCGGCGCCCTGCATATCCTGCACGAAAGCGGAGAGGACATCCCCTTCATCATCGTCTCCGGCAAGATCGGCGAAGACCTCGCGGTAGCCGCCATGAAGTCGGGGGCGAACGATTACCTGATGAAAGGGAACCTGGCGCGCCTTGTGCCGGTCGTGGAGCGCGAGCTGCGCGAGGCGGAGGAGCGCAAGGCGCACCGGCTCACCCAGGAAAAGGTGAGCCGCGGCAAGGCGGAGTGGGAATCGGTCTTCGACGCGGTCTCCGACCTCATCATCATCACCGACAACGAAGGGGTCATCTCTCGCTGCAACGGCCGGGTCTTCTCCTACTTCCCCGGCGGATACGGGGCCATCCTCGGCAAGCGCATCGACGAGGTCTTCTTCGGATCTGAGCTTCCCGAGGGAAAGGTCTTCCGCTTCCTGCACATGCAGGGCGAAACCGAAGAGGACATCCGCTTCCCCAACCTGAGCGGCTGGTACAACGTGGCGAGCTACCCGATGCGTATCGAGGGGAACGACCGCGCAGGCTTCGTGCACATCATAAAAGACATCACCAAAAGGCGCGAAGTGGAGGAAGAGAAGCGGACCAGCGACCGCGAACTCCTCACCTTATACGCGGTAGCCTTCCGCCTGCAGTACACCAAAGGGGTGGAGAAGGTGATGGGCGACCTCCTCTTCCAACTGCACAACATGCTGCAGATGGACTTTTCCTGCATCCATCTCTTCGAGGGTGGTGAGCGGCTGAAGATGCGCGCCTCCCTCGGGCTCTCCGCCCCCTTCGAAAAAGCTATGAAGACGCTACCCGCCGATGCGGAATGGACGAAACTCGCCCAAGGGGGGCGTCCCTTCCTCGGCGAGGAGCCCGACTCGCGCTTTCCGGAGAAGGCGAAGAAGGCTGCCGTCGCCATGGGGCTGCACTCCTGGTGCACGGTGCCTTTGAAGATCGGGCAGGAAGTGATGGGGGTGATGACGGTCGGGACCATCTCCGGGCGCAACTACAGCGACCGCGACGTCTTCCTGCTTTGCTCCATTGCCGGACAGCTCGCCGTTCTGATCGACAACTACAGCCTCTACGACAAGATGAAGGAGAAGGCCGAGGAGCTCTACAAGAGCAAGATGGAGCTCAAGGAAAACCTGCAGAAGGTCAAGAGGGCGAACATCGAACTCGGGCGCCTCAACACCGCCAAGAACAACTTCATCGGCATCGCCTCCCACGAGCTCAAGACCCCGATCACCTCGATCATGGGCGGGGTCGAGTTCCTGCTGAAGTACTCGGGGATCCCGATGACCCCCGAGCAGCACAACATCTTCTCCTCGGTGTACGAAGGAACGGTGCAGCTCCGAAAGCTGGTCGAGGATCTCCTTTCCATCTCGAGGATCGAGGCCCAGGGGCCGCTGGCGCAGAAAAAGCCTGCAAACCTGATCCAGCTCTGCCGCGAGGTGCACGACCTCTTTGCGCTGCCCCTTTCCGAGCGGCACATCGCCGTGAAGATCACCGGCGAGGAGAGCGCGGTACCGGTTGATGAGGGATTCGTGACCCTGGCGGTGCGAAACCTCATGGAGAACGCCATCAAGTTCACGCGCGACGGCGGCGAGGTGCGGCTCATAGGCCGCACGCTGAAGCATGCGCGCCTGAAGGAGTTGACCCCTTTGGTGCGCCAGTTCTACTCCTCCTTTCCCAACAACATCGCTGCGGTGAAAAGTTACTACCTGCTGCAGGTGAGCGACAACGGCATCGGCATCCCTGCCGACGAACGGGTCCGCGTGTTCGACAAGTTC
- a CDS encoding PAS domain-containing sensor histidine kinase: protein MALRESDAGYRELFEENPEPMWVCRREDGRILAVNEAALRLYGYARSEFLALGLSGLSVDPCSAPAGEDDLERTCRQRHRDGSELELKLTWRPLWFQGEPAHLVLARINPSVSTGEESLRRQLEERLVQLEAAQREMEAFSYSISHDLRAPLRHIDGFSRAVLDDFGAALGDQGREYLTRICQATGKMAQLIDAILQFVRVGRCELTRQPIDLSVKAQVISLELRHNDPARQAEFDIPEGIKGEADPKLARQLLEVLIGNAWKFSSKVGEARIRLGVKEEEGERVYFVADNGAGFDMAYAGKLFTLFNRLHRTDEFEGSGVGLAIAHRIVTRHGGRIWAESAPGKGTTIFFTLTSRGN, encoded by the coding sequence GTGGCGCTGCGAGAAAGCGACGCGGGTTACCGCGAGTTGTTCGAGGAAAATCCCGAGCCGATGTGGGTATGCCGTCGGGAGGACGGCCGGATCCTTGCGGTGAACGAGGCGGCGCTTCGGCTGTACGGCTACGCGCGCAGCGAGTTCCTTGCCCTGGGGCTGTCGGGGCTGTCGGTAGATCCCTGTTCGGCCCCGGCCGGCGAGGATGACCTGGAGCGCACCTGCCGGCAGCGTCACCGGGACGGGAGCGAGTTGGAGCTGAAGCTCACCTGGCGCCCCTTGTGGTTTCAAGGGGAACCGGCGCACCTGGTGCTTGCGCGCATAAATCCCTCCGTTTCCACCGGCGAGGAGTCGCTGCGTCGGCAGTTGGAGGAGAGGCTCGTGCAACTGGAGGCGGCTCAGCGCGAGATGGAGGCCTTCAGCTATTCCATATCGCACGACTTGAGGGCACCGCTAAGGCACATAGACGGCTTCAGCCGCGCCGTGCTGGACGACTTCGGCGCTGCGCTTGGAGACCAGGGGCGGGAGTACCTGACCCGCATCTGCCAGGCCACGGGAAAGATGGCGCAACTCATCGACGCCATCCTGCAGTTTGTCCGGGTGGGCAGGTGCGAGCTGACCCGACAGCCCATCGACCTGAGCGTGAAAGCCCAGGTGATCTCCCTCGAGCTCAGGCACAACGATCCGGCGCGGCAGGCGGAATTCGACATCCCGGAGGGGATCAAGGGGGAGGCGGACCCGAAACTTGCCAGGCAACTCCTCGAGGTGTTGATCGGCAACGCCTGGAAGTTCAGCTCCAAGGTGGGTGAGGCGCGCATCCGGCTGGGGGTCAAGGAAGAGGAAGGAGAGAGGGTCTACTTCGTTGCCGACAACGGCGCAGGCTTCGACATGGCGTACGCCGGCAAGCTCTTCACCCTGTTCAACAGGCTGCACCGCACCGACGAGTTCGAGGGAAGCGGCGTCGGGCTGGCGATTGCGCACCGCATCGTGACGCGCCACGGCGGCAGGATCTGGGCGGAGAGCGCACCCGGCAAGGGAACCACCATCTTCTTCACCCTGACTTCTAGAGGCAATTGA